The proteins below are encoded in one region of Erinaceus europaeus chromosome 15, mEriEur2.1, whole genome shotgun sequence:
- the RAX gene encoding retinal homeobox protein Rx, whose amino-acid sequence MHLPGCGSTMADAGFSLAGHLLRSPGGSTSRLHSIEAILGFAKDEAMLGSFPAERGARSAKERRPGSRGGCPKAPGEGAEHSPVPAPDYEAPRPYCPKDPGEARPSPSLPGGPTTSASQLVEDEPPKKKHRRNRTTFTTYQLHELERAFEKSHYPDVYSREELAGKVNLPEVRVQVWFQNRRAKWRRQEKLEVSSVKLQDSPLLTFSRSPPAPLGPGPGGGCGGGGPTGGALPLESWLGPPLGSAGATALQSLPGFGPPAQGLPASYTPPPPPFLGGPPLGPGLQPMPPPSYPCGPGFGDKFPLDEADPRNNSIAALRLKAKEHLQAIGKPWPAL is encoded by the exons ATGCACCTGCCGGGCTGCGGCTCCACCATGGCCGACGCCGGCTTCTCGCTCGCCGGTCACCTGCTCCGCAGCCCGGGGGGCAGCACGTCTCGGCTGCACAGCATCGAGGCCATCCTGGGCTTTGCCAAGGACGAGGCCATGCTCGGCTCCTTTCCGGCCGAGAGGGGCGCCCGGAGCGCGAAGGAGAGGAGGCCCGGCTCCCGAGGGGGCTGCCCCAAGGCTCCGGGGGAAGGTGCCGAGCACTCCCCGGTGCCCGCTCCGGACTACGAAG CCCCCCGTCCCTACTGTCCCAAAGACCCTGGAGAGGCGCGGCCCAGCCCGAGTCTGCCTGGGGGACCCACCACCAGCGCCTCGCAACTGGTGGAGGATGAGCCACCCAAGAAGAAGCATCGACGCAACCGTACGACCTTCACCACCTACCAGCTGCATGAGCTGGAGCGCGCCTTCGAGAAGTCCCACTACCCCGACGTGTACAGCCGCGAAGAGCTGGCAGGCAAGGTCAACCTCCCTGAGGTCCGCGTGCAG GTGTGGTTCCAGAACCGCCGGGCCAAGTGGCGGCGGCAGGAGAAGCTGGAAGTGTCGTCAGTGAAGCTGCAGGACTCGCCGCTGCTGACTTTCAGCCGCTCCCCGCCGGCGCCCCTGGGCCCGGGTCCCGGTGGAGGCTGCGGCGGCGGAGGGCCGACGGGGGGCGCCCTGCCGCTGGAGTCGTGGCTGGGGCCGCCGCTGGGGAGCGCGGGGGCCACGGCGCTGCAGAGCCTGCCGGGCTTCGGTCCCCCGGCGCAGGGCCTGCCCGCCAGCTacacgccgccgccgccgcccttcCTGGGGGGCCCGCCGCTGGGTCCCGGCCTGCAGCCCATGCCGCCCCCCTCCTACCCCTGCGGCCCGGGCTTCGGGGACAAGTTCCCGCTGGATGAGGCCGACCCGCGCAACAACAGCATCGCGGCGCTGCGCCTCAAAGCCAAGGAGCACCTGCAGGCCATCGGCAAGCCCTGGCCCGCGCTATAG